A DNA window from Actinokineospora baliensis contains the following coding sequences:
- a CDS encoding MbtH family protein, whose product MSTNPFDDENGTFLVLVNAEQQHSLWPVFADVPAGWTAVYGPADRPSCVDFVERVWTDMRPASLVERMASEQV is encoded by the coding sequence ATGTCCACCAACCCGTTCGACGACGAGAACGGGACGTTCCTCGTCCTGGTCAACGCCGAGCAGCAGCACTCGCTGTGGCCGGTGTTCGCCGACGTCCCCGCGGGCTGGACGGCCGTGTACGGGCCTGCCGACCGCCCGTCCTGTGTGGACTTCGTGGAGCGGGTCTGGACCGACATGCGGCCCGCGAGTCTGGTCGAGCGCATGGCGTCGGAGCAGGTGTAG
- a CDS encoding salicylate synthase yields MTATARAVADPLLVAAAVARRAEPPFVLYERGGRWVLAAGARARLRMDGIGITWTTPTGRRSVPLGPDPLGQVAELLATSGLPTWRAYGWAAFELARLLHLGRADGPLLDLVIPTYELVIGPDGVHEHGTVPEGLREVDDRPWPAPTGDLVDPEAPDAAYSAAVVETVRAIQAGGPDKVILSRVVPVPVEIDFPATYVAGRRGNTPARSFLLDLGGLRATGFSPETVVEVDAAGRVRTRPLAGTRALIGDPARDLATRRELLADPKEIFEHAISVKLAQDELAGVCAPESVRVEDFMTVSERGSVQHLASQVRGDLAPGRTAWDAFAALFPAITASGIPKAAAVEAIAKHEPRRGLYSGAVLAVDSDGGFDAALVLRTVFSSGGRTWLRAGAGIIALSTPEREWTETCEKLRSISRFLVPAESKGTGR; encoded by the coding sequence GTGACCGCCACCGCCCGAGCGGTGGCCGATCCGCTGCTGGTCGCCGCCGCCGTGGCGCGCCGCGCCGAACCCCCGTTCGTGCTCTACGAACGCGGCGGCCGGTGGGTGCTCGCGGCGGGAGCGCGGGCCCGGCTGCGGATGGACGGCATCGGCATCACCTGGACCACGCCCACCGGGCGCCGGTCGGTCCCGCTGGGGCCCGACCCGCTGGGCCAGGTCGCCGAGTTGCTCGCCACCTCGGGCCTGCCCACGTGGCGCGCCTACGGTTGGGCCGCGTTCGAGCTGGCCCGCCTGCTGCACCTCGGCCGAGCCGACGGTCCCCTGCTCGACCTGGTGATCCCCACCTACGAGCTGGTGATCGGCCCGGACGGCGTGCACGAGCACGGCACGGTCCCCGAGGGCCTGCGCGAGGTCGACGACCGGCCGTGGCCCGCGCCCACCGGCGACCTGGTCGACCCGGAGGCGCCGGACGCGGCCTACTCGGCCGCCGTGGTCGAGACCGTGCGCGCCATCCAGGCGGGCGGTCCGGACAAGGTCATCCTGTCCCGCGTCGTGCCGGTGCCCGTCGAGATCGACTTCCCGGCCACCTACGTCGCCGGGCGGCGCGGCAACACCCCGGCCCGGTCGTTCCTGCTCGACCTGGGCGGGCTGCGCGCCACCGGGTTCAGCCCCGAGACCGTGGTCGAGGTGGACGCGGCCGGTCGGGTCCGCACGCGGCCGCTGGCCGGGACCCGGGCCCTCATCGGGGATCCCGCGCGGGACCTGGCGACCCGGCGGGAACTGCTGGCCGACCCGAAGGAGATCTTCGAGCACGCGATTTCGGTGAAGCTCGCCCAGGACGAGTTGGCCGGGGTGTGCGCACCGGAGTCGGTCCGGGTTGAGGACTTCATGACCGTCAGCGAGCGCGGCAGCGTCCAGCACCTGGCGTCCCAGGTGCGCGGTGACCTGGCCCCCGGCCGCACGGCTTGGGACGCGTTCGCCGCGCTTTTCCCCGCCATCACCGCGTCCGGCATCCCCAAGGCGGCGGCTGTGGAAGCCATCGCAAAGCACGAGCCGCGCCGGGGCCTCTACAGCGGCGCGGTGCTGGCCGTCGACTCCGACGGCGGGTTCGACGCGGCCCTGGTGCTGCGCACCGTGTTCAGCTCGGGCGGCCGGACGTGGTTGCGCGCCGGGGCCGGGATCATCGCACTGTCCACACCGGAGCGCGAGTGGACGGAGACCTGCGAGAAGTTGCGCAGCATCTCCAGGTTCCTGGTGCCCGCCGAATCGAAGGGAACGGGCAGGTGA
- a CDS encoding non-ribosomal peptide synthetase: MSAVDYDALLVAVAELTEEEPEDITAGTNLFELGLDSIALMKLVGGWRRAGVAVDFAELAANPTLGAWAALLAERVAPTQAVESAPESDEDGPFSLAVLQHAYWIGRAPGQRLGGVAAHLYTEFDGADVDPARLTAAVERVIARHDMLRVVLSDNGDQRIAPESGWRGLTVHDLRAHPDPEAELAAIRDANSHQLLDIEHGEVFATALSLLPSGRTRLHVDVDMVAADAVSYRVLLADIARFYQGDTDDTQLDYSYRRYRRASQDDEKAARWWRDRLATLPGAPELPMAAQESDRPRVTRRAVVLPPAERATLAERAKERGVTVAMAVATAFAEVVGRWSASERFLLNVPMFDREPVHPDVANLVGDFTSSILLAVDLTEPATFVERARQVQRRAHEDAAHAGYSGVEVLRDLTRLHGEQVLAPVVFTSALNLGELFDARVRASFGAPVWIISQGPQVLLDAQVTELDGGLLVNWDCRDDEVADGVLDAMYTAFADLVHLLAADQTAWDAPVPATLPEAQQVRRDRANDTVLVRQRGLLHEGVFARAAEDPHAPAIVGEQVISYGQLTDRALRVAGELARLGVTPGDTVAVRLPKGPEQVIAVLGVLAAGGTYVPIGVEQPQARVDRIVALAKPRTVITELPDGDPLPEPVFVDPARAAYILFTSGSTGEPKGVEVPHQAAMATIDDLIARFDIGAGDRTLALSALDFDLSVFDLFAPLSVGGAAVPVTDDRRDAAAWGALVAAHQVTIVNCVPALLDMLLASGADCSPLRLVLLGGDWVGVDLPGRLADAAPGCRFVALGGTTETAIHSTVCEVSGPVPQDWRSVPYGTPLGGVRLRVVDQLGRDAPDWVPGELWIGGAGVAAGYRGDPQRTADRFVISDGVRWYRTGDLARYRGDGTVEFLGRRDHQVKVRGYRVELGEVEAALRANPSITAAIAVATAGGLGAGVVVDGPFDADAVMAAARELLPAHMVPDVVVAIDAVPLSANGKVDRGAVRTLVGAPAAAGGPPPRTALERVVALAWREVLEIDLVGVHDEFFRVGGDSVLATAVIGHLRTALDTTEVSVRALFGAPTVEGFAAALARGQREPGRLEAVAELFWEIDGLSDDEVAGEWAEAR, translated from the coding sequence GTGAGCGCCGTGGACTACGACGCGCTGCTGGTCGCGGTCGCCGAGCTGACCGAGGAGGAGCCCGAGGACATCACCGCGGGCACGAACCTGTTCGAGCTGGGGCTCGACTCGATCGCGCTGATGAAGCTCGTCGGCGGGTGGCGCCGGGCAGGGGTCGCGGTCGACTTCGCCGAACTGGCCGCGAACCCCACGCTCGGGGCGTGGGCCGCGCTGCTGGCCGAGCGGGTCGCGCCGACGCAAGCCGTGGAGAGCGCGCCCGAGTCCGATGAGGACGGTCCGTTCTCGCTCGCGGTGCTGCAGCACGCCTACTGGATCGGCCGCGCCCCTGGCCAGCGCCTCGGGGGAGTCGCGGCGCACCTCTACACCGAGTTCGACGGCGCCGACGTGGACCCGGCACGGCTCACGGCCGCCGTCGAGCGGGTGATCGCCCGGCACGACATGCTGCGGGTCGTCCTGTCCGACAACGGGGACCAGCGGATCGCGCCGGAATCCGGGTGGCGGGGCCTGACCGTGCACGACCTGCGCGCGCACCCTGACCCCGAGGCCGAACTGGCCGCCATCCGCGACGCGAACTCCCACCAGTTGCTCGACATCGAGCACGGCGAGGTCTTCGCCACCGCCCTGAGCCTGCTCCCCAGCGGCCGCACCCGCCTGCACGTCGATGTCGACATGGTCGCCGCGGACGCGGTCAGCTACCGCGTCCTGCTCGCCGACATCGCCCGCTTCTACCAAGGCGACACCGACGACACCCAGCTCGACTACAGCTACCGCCGCTACCGGCGAGCAAGCCAGGACGACGAGAAGGCCGCCCGCTGGTGGCGCGACCGCCTCGCCACCCTCCCCGGCGCCCCCGAGCTGCCCATGGCCGCCCAGGAGTCCGACCGGCCGCGCGTGACCCGTCGCGCCGTGGTGCTCCCACCGGCCGAACGCGCCACCCTCGCCGAGCGCGCGAAGGAGCGCGGGGTGACCGTGGCGATGGCCGTGGCGACCGCGTTCGCCGAGGTCGTGGGCCGCTGGAGCGCCAGCGAGCGGTTCCTGCTCAACGTGCCGATGTTCGACCGGGAGCCCGTGCACCCGGATGTCGCCAACCTGGTCGGCGACTTCACCAGCTCGATCCTGCTCGCGGTCGACCTGACCGAACCCGCGACCTTCGTGGAACGAGCCCGCCAGGTGCAGCGCCGGGCGCACGAGGACGCCGCGCACGCCGGGTACAGCGGTGTGGAGGTGCTGCGTGACCTGACCCGCCTGCACGGCGAGCAGGTCCTGGCACCGGTCGTGTTCACCAGCGCGCTGAACCTGGGCGAGCTGTTCGACGCCCGGGTGCGGGCCAGTTTCGGCGCACCCGTGTGGATCATCTCGCAAGGCCCGCAGGTGCTGCTCGACGCCCAGGTGACCGAGCTCGACGGCGGCCTGTTGGTCAACTGGGACTGCCGCGACGACGAGGTCGCCGACGGCGTGCTCGACGCCATGTACACCGCGTTCGCCGACCTGGTCCACCTGCTCGCCGCCGACCAGACCGCGTGGGACGCGCCGGTTCCGGCGACGTTGCCCGAGGCCCAGCAGGTGCGCCGGGACCGCGCCAACGACACGGTTCTCGTGCGCCAGCGCGGCCTGCTGCACGAGGGCGTGTTCGCCCGCGCCGCCGAGGACCCGCACGCGCCCGCGATCGTCGGCGAGCAGGTGATCTCCTACGGGCAGCTCACCGACCGGGCTTTGCGGGTCGCGGGCGAGCTGGCCCGTCTCGGGGTCACGCCCGGCGACACCGTCGCGGTGCGGCTGCCGAAGGGACCGGAGCAGGTCATCGCGGTGCTGGGTGTGCTGGCCGCCGGTGGCACGTACGTGCCGATCGGGGTCGAGCAGCCGCAGGCCAGGGTGGACCGGATCGTCGCGTTGGCCAAGCCCCGCACGGTGATCACCGAGCTCCCGGACGGGGACCCGCTGCCCGAGCCGGTCTTCGTCGACCCCGCGCGAGCGGCGTACATCCTGTTCACCTCCGGCTCCACCGGTGAGCCCAAGGGCGTCGAGGTCCCGCACCAGGCCGCCATGGCCACCATCGACGACCTCATCGCCCGGTTCGACATCGGCGCTGGCGACCGCACCCTGGCGCTGTCCGCGCTCGACTTCGACCTGTCCGTGTTCGACCTGTTCGCCCCGCTGTCGGTGGGTGGAGCGGCGGTCCCAGTGACCGACGACCGCCGCGACGCCGCCGCCTGGGGTGCGCTGGTCGCCGCGCACCAGGTGACGATCGTCAACTGCGTGCCCGCGCTGCTGGACATGCTGCTGGCCTCCGGTGCCGACTGCTCGCCGCTGCGGCTGGTGCTGCTCGGCGGCGACTGGGTGGGCGTCGATCTGCCCGGACGCCTCGCCGACGCGGCCCCGGGGTGCCGGTTCGTGGCACTCGGCGGGACGACCGAGACGGCGATCCACTCCACGGTGTGCGAGGTGTCTGGTCCGGTGCCGCAGGACTGGCGCTCGGTGCCGTACGGAACGCCGTTGGGCGGCGTGCGGCTTCGGGTGGTCGACCAGCTCGGGCGGGACGCGCCGGACTGGGTGCCGGGTGAGCTGTGGATCGGCGGCGCCGGTGTCGCGGCGGGCTACCGGGGCGATCCCCAACGCACGGCCGACCGGTTCGTGATCAGCGACGGAGTGCGGTGGTACCGCACGGGCGATCTGGCCCGTTACCGCGGCGACGGGACCGTGGAGTTCCTCGGCAGGCGCGATCACCAGGTGAAGGTCAGGGGCTACCGGGTCGAACTGGGCGAGGTCGAGGCCGCGCTGCGGGCGAACCCGTCGATCACCGCGGCCATCGCCGTCGCCACCGCTGGCGGCTTGGGGGCGGGTGTCGTCGTCGATGGTCCGTTCGACGCCGATGCCGTGATGGCCGCCGCGCGGGAGTTGTTGCCCGCCCACATGGTGCCGGACGTCGTAGTCGCGATCGACGCCGTTCCGCTGTCGGCCAACGGGAAGGTCGACCGTGGCGCGGTTCGCACCTTGGTGGGTGCACCCGCTGCGGCCGGTGGGCCACCGCCGCGCACCGCGCTGGAGCGGGTCGTGGCGCTCGCGTGGCGGGAGGTGCTGGAGATCGACTTGGTCGGCGTCCACGACGAGTTCTTCCGCGTCGGCGGCGACTCGGTCCTCGCGACCGCGGTCATCGGGCACCTGCGCACCGCCCTGGACACCACAGAAGTCTCGGTCCGCGCCTTGTTCGGTGCGCCGACCGTCGAGGGCTTCGCCGCCGCGCTGGCCAGGGGGCAGCGCGAACCGGGGCGCCTCGAAGCGGTGGCCGAGCTGTTCTGGGAGATCGACGGGTTGTCCGACGACGAGGTCGCGGGCGAGTGGGCGGAGGCGCGATGA
- a CDS encoding (2,3-dihydroxybenzoyl)adenylate synthase: protein MSGLIDGAVGWPEEFAAVYRERGYWRGDTLGGLLRSWAERSGDDIAVVSGDERISYQELDHRADVLAAGLLNLGIARDARLVVQLPNVPEFVVLLFALARIGAVPVMALPAHRRAEIAHLVELSDAVGYVIPDVFQGFDHRTLAAELDIEHVLVVGDPGKHTALAAVAGEPRELPPVDPAAVAVLLISGGTTGRPKLIPRTHDDYAYNARASAEVCELTKADRYLVALPVAHNFPLACPGVLGILGVGGTAVMAPAPSPDVAFPLIDREGVTVSALVPPMARMWVDATEWSTEDLSTLRLLEVGGAKMDPDLARAVPPALGCAVQQVFGMAEGLLNYTRADDSADLVEHTQGRPLSPDDEVRVVDAEGHDVAPGEIGELLTRGPYTLRGYYRAEQYNATAFTPDGFYRSGDLVRQLPSGHLVVEGRIKDVINRGGEKVPAGELEDLLLAHPAVAQAAAIGLPDDTLGELVCAVIVAAGTPPKLKQLRAHLAEQGLARYKQPDRLVVLDELPLTAVGKISKRDLVARLG, encoded by the coding sequence ATGAGCGGACTCATCGACGGTGCGGTCGGCTGGCCGGAGGAGTTCGCCGCCGTCTACCGGGAACGCGGCTACTGGCGGGGGGACACCCTCGGCGGGCTGCTGCGATCGTGGGCCGAGCGCTCCGGCGACGACATCGCCGTCGTCTCGGGCGACGAGCGGATCAGCTACCAGGAACTGGACCACAGGGCGGACGTCCTGGCAGCGGGACTGCTCAACCTGGGCATTGCCCGCGACGCCCGACTCGTGGTCCAGCTCCCGAACGTGCCTGAGTTCGTGGTGCTGCTGTTCGCCCTGGCCAGGATCGGCGCGGTACCGGTGATGGCGCTGCCCGCGCACCGGCGCGCGGAGATCGCGCACCTCGTGGAGCTCTCCGACGCCGTCGGGTACGTCATCCCCGATGTGTTCCAAGGGTTCGACCACCGCACTCTGGCCGCGGAGCTCGACATCGAGCACGTTCTCGTGGTCGGCGACCCGGGTAAGCACACCGCGCTGGCGGCGGTAGCGGGCGAACCCCGCGAGCTCCCGCCGGTGGACCCGGCAGCGGTCGCCGTCCTGCTCATCTCCGGTGGCACCACCGGACGTCCCAAACTGATCCCGCGCACGCACGACGACTACGCCTACAACGCGCGCGCCAGCGCCGAGGTCTGCGAGCTCACCAAGGCCGACCGCTACTTGGTGGCGTTGCCCGTCGCGCACAACTTTCCGCTCGCCTGCCCGGGAGTGCTGGGGATCCTCGGGGTCGGCGGCACTGCGGTGATGGCTCCCGCGCCCAGCCCGGACGTCGCTTTCCCCTTGATCGATCGCGAAGGCGTGACCGTGTCCGCACTGGTCCCGCCGATGGCCCGGATGTGGGTCGACGCCACCGAGTGGTCCACAGAGGACCTATCGACCCTGCGGCTGCTCGAGGTCGGCGGCGCCAAGATGGACCCTGACCTCGCCCGCGCGGTGCCGCCCGCCCTCGGATGCGCCGTCCAGCAGGTGTTCGGCATGGCCGAAGGTCTGCTCAACTACACGCGCGCCGACGACTCGGCGGACCTGGTGGAGCACACCCAAGGCAGGCCGCTCAGCCCCGACGACGAGGTCCGTGTGGTCGACGCCGAAGGCCACGACGTCGCGCCGGGCGAGATCGGGGAGCTGCTGACCCGAGGCCCCTACACCCTGCGCGGCTACTACCGCGCCGAGCAGTACAACGCGACGGCGTTCACCCCGGACGGCTTCTACCGCAGCGGCGACCTGGTGCGGCAGCTGCCCAGCGGCCACCTCGTGGTCGAGGGCCGGATCAAGGACGTGATCAACCGCGGCGGCGAGAAGGTGCCCGCGGGCGAGCTGGAGGACCTGCTGCTGGCCCACCCCGCCGTCGCGCAGGCCGCCGCCATCGGGCTGCCGGACGACACGCTCGGCGAACTGGTGTGCGCGGTGATCGTCGCCGCCGGGACCCCGCCCAAGCTCAAGCAGCTGCGGGCGCACCTCGCCGAACAGGGCCTGGCCAGGTACAAGCAGCCCGACCGGCTCGTCGTGCTCGACGAGTTGCCGCTCACCGCCGTCGGCAAGATCAGCAAACGCGACCTCGTCGCCCGGCTCGGCTGA